The following are from one region of the Roseobacter fucihabitans genome:
- a CDS encoding efflux RND transporter periplasmic adaptor subunit — translation MSVFSVLRPACALALWFILIPVAPAVMAQNGPASVGVETVETQIIAETVPLFAEVVTSREGTVASRIAGTVDRVHVLEGVQVVQGEVLAELDTELLNILDRQAEARMAEARAGITTAKSRVDRATKALARIEGLRGGTSFSTSRFDEAQSDVFEAQGQLAEAEARVKTAEANEAETRYQLERAQILAPFSGIVLEVNTNPGEFISSGAPVVSLLDTQSFEIEASVPSKYIRVLQPGLKVTGVTEVGEELDLTVRVLLPVEDAATRTRPVRFSSPDLMELNTIAIGQSITVAIPISAPREVLAVPKDALVQARGGWSVFVALDGTAQPRPVQIGVALGDRFEVLEGLGAGDTVVTRGNERLRPGQEIAPMGAGN, via the coding sequence ATGAGTGTTTTTTCTGTACTGCGTCCGGCATGTGCCCTCGCCCTTTGGTTCATACTGATCCCTGTGGCCCCCGCCGTGATGGCGCAGAACGGACCAGCCTCCGTCGGCGTGGAAACCGTAGAAACGCAGATTATCGCCGAAACCGTGCCGCTTTTTGCCGAGGTGGTGACATCACGCGAAGGCACCGTGGCCAGCCGGATAGCCGGAACCGTCGATCGCGTGCATGTGCTGGAAGGCGTGCAGGTCGTGCAGGGCGAAGTGCTTGCCGAACTGGACACGGAACTGCTCAATATTCTGGACCGGCAGGCCGAAGCCCGCATGGCGGAGGCGCGCGCAGGCATCACCACGGCCAAATCGCGGGTGGACCGTGCGACCAAGGCCCTCGCACGGATCGAAGGGTTGCGCGGGGGGACGTCATTTTCAACCAGCCGTTTTGATGAGGCACAAAGCGATGTCTTTGAGGCACAGGGCCAACTGGCGGAGGCCGAAGCCCGAGTGAAAACCGCCGAAGCCAATGAGGCGGAGACCCGGTATCAACTGGAACGGGCGCAGATTCTGGCCCCGTTTTCCGGCATCGTTCTGGAAGTAAACACTAATCCCGGCGAATTTATCAGTTCCGGCGCGCCGGTGGTTTCCCTGCTGGATACGCAGTCCTTCGAGATCGAGGCCAGCGTGCCGTCAAAATACATCCGCGTGCTGCAACCGGGTCTGAAGGTCACGGGGGTCACCGAAGTGGGCGAGGAATTGGACCTGACCGTGCGTGTGCTCTTGCCCGTCGAGGATGCCGCGACCCGGACGCGACCGGTGCGGTTTTCATCGCCCGACCTGATGGAACTGAACACCATCGCCATCGGCCAATCCATCACGGTCGCGATCCCGATCAGCGCCCCGCGCGAGGTTCTGGCCGTGCCCAAGGACGCGCTGGTGCAGGCGCGCGGCGGCTGGAGCGTGTTCGTAGCGCTGGACGGAACCGCTCAACCCCGCCCCGTGCAGATCGGCGTAGCGTTGGGGGACCGCTTTGAGGTGCTGGAGGGCTTGGGCGCCGGGGACACGGTTGTGACGCGCGGCAACGAGCGGCTGCGGCCAGGGCAGGAAATCGCGCCGATGGGCGCAGGCAATTAG
- a CDS encoding peroxidase family protein has protein sequence MAQNSALSRQTVFIATCLIIGLIMAYRGYIYFGAGPGEGVLKLLGVLHFVGIIGIFVMAGGGRHGFWLLSAVNIAAVALFIFVIEDAWLRNTLLHIIFSAAFLSHLPYLNVPRSVELMRRKLLGKIGDAAMGLLNIPWLVGLIAKIPPLDAFINRIVINRIVNQVRNRPHVFSTKTPYTSWSSLTDTRWSARHLEASPIDQTTLPAFEKLRPLFARTEDTQRMCPKSTCLFPSFAQYLTDGFIRTATDETSPDRLKMNTSNHNIDLCPLYGRTEAQTHALRVHNPGPAERGKLKSQIENGEEFAPFLFDGDAIKPEFALLDKPLGLENLDKAIANGTPEVAKSVHEKRGRLFAFGGDRANSVPQTAMINTLLLREHNRLAGEIGERNPGWEDEQVFETARNIVIVQFIKVVVEDYINHIAPSEFRIKADPKAAWHAKWNRTNWITTEFSLLYRWHALIPDEITWGGTTHQTNRSYFMNNQPLIQTGLAQAFEDMSAQKAGELGPRNTTEALLNVEEASVAQGRFCELRPFSDYLEYMRRLPIEKMSDISSDPEVAGLLQEAYGDVETVDFFVGIFCEDRVKNAPLPSMILSFVALDAFSQALTNPLLSEHVFKPPTDPEADHPTFSRYGWEQIAACGSLRDLVARNVANPGSLGFIGMTQQGWQRE, from the coding sequence ATGGCACAGAACAGCGCGCTTTCGCGCCAAACCGTCTTTATCGCAACCTGTCTGATCATCGGCCTGATCATGGCCTATCGCGGGTATATTTACTTTGGCGCAGGCCCCGGAGAGGGCGTTCTGAAACTGCTCGGTGTGCTGCATTTCGTCGGGATTATCGGTATATTCGTCATGGCCGGGGGTGGGCGACACGGCTTCTGGCTGCTGAGCGCGGTCAACATCGCAGCGGTCGCGCTTTTCATCTTCGTGATCGAGGACGCATGGCTGCGCAACACCCTGCTGCATATCATTTTCTCCGCCGCGTTCCTGTCACATCTCCCCTATCTCAACGTACCGCGTTCGGTGGAACTGATGCGGCGTAAACTGCTGGGCAAAATCGGCGATGCGGCGATGGGCTTACTCAATATCCCGTGGCTCGTGGGACTCATCGCAAAAATTCCACCGCTGGATGCTTTTATCAACCGCATCGTCATCAACCGCATCGTCAATCAGGTGCGCAACCGGCCCCATGTGTTCTCGACCAAAACGCCCTATACGTCCTGGTCGAGCCTGACGGATACGCGATGGAGCGCGCGGCATCTGGAGGCTTCGCCGATTGATCAAACCACCCTGCCGGCATTCGAAAAACTGCGCCCGCTCTTTGCGCGCACCGAAGACACGCAGCGGATGTGTCCCAAATCGACCTGCCTCTTTCCCTCATTTGCGCAGTATCTGACCGATGGGTTCATCCGCACAGCAACAGATGAAACCTCCCCCGATCGCCTCAAGATGAACACCTCCAACCATAACATCGACCTTTGCCCGCTGTATGGGCGCACCGAGGCGCAAACCCATGCGCTGCGCGTGCACAACCCCGGCCCGGCCGAGCGCGGCAAGCTGAAAAGCCAGATCGAAAACGGCGAGGAATTCGCGCCCTTCCTGTTTGACGGCGATGCGATCAAGCCGGAATTTGCTTTGCTGGACAAACCATTGGGCCTTGAAAACCTCGATAAGGCGATTGCGAACGGCACCCCGGAGGTTGCGAAATCGGTGCATGAAAAACGCGGGCGGCTCTTTGCCTTTGGCGGGGATCGTGCCAACTCGGTGCCGCAAACGGCGATGATCAACACGCTCTTGCTGCGTGAACACAACCGGCTGGCGGGCGAGATCGGGGAGCGCAATCCGGGTTGGGAAGATGAACAGGTTTTCGAGACTGCACGCAATATCGTCATCGTGCAATTCATCAAGGTGGTGGTGGAGGATTACATCAACCACATCGCCCCCAGTGAATTTCGCATCAAGGCCGACCCGAAGGCCGCGTGGCACGCCAAATGGAATCGTACCAACTGGATCACCACCGAGTTCAGCCTGCTTTATCGCTGGCACGCGCTGATCCCGGATGAGATCACCTGGGGCGGCACAACGCATCAGACCAACCGATCTTATTTTATGAACAACCAGCCGCTGATCCAGACCGGATTGGCGCAGGCGTTTGAGGATATGAGCGCGCAGAAGGCGGGCGAATTGGGGCCGCGCAACACCACCGAAGCCTTGCTGAATGTCGAAGAGGCCTCGGTGGCGCAGGGGCGTTTCTGCGAACTGCGCCCCTTTAGCGATTACCTGGAATACATGCGCCGCCTGCCCATCGAGAAAATGTCCGACATCAGTTCGGATCCGGAGGTCGCAGGGCTGTTGCAGGAGGCATATGGCGATGTCGAGACGGTTGATTTCTTTGTCGGGATTTTCTGCGAAGACCGGGTGAAGAATGCGCCGCTGCCGAGCATGATCCTGTCTTTCGTGGCGTTGGATGCGTTTTCGCAGGCGCTGACCAACCCATTGCTGTCAGAACATGTGTTCAAACCCCCGACCGACCCTGAGGCGGATCACCCGACATTTTCGCGCTATGGCTGGGAGCAGATTGCGGCCTGCGGATCACTGCGCGATCTGGTGGCCCGCAATGTCGCCAATCCGGGCAGCCTTGGGTTCATCGGCATGACGCAGCAAGGCTGGCAGCGCGAATAG
- a CDS encoding aspartate/glutamate racemase family protein, translating into MALQSGGKTVYGATVGILMLETRFPRIPGDIGNATTWPFPVHYRIVPGASPDRIVRQDARQMRDAFITEARALVAMGCDGIVTNCGFLSVLQDDLKQALGMPVAASALMQVGMIAQTLPPGKRVGVLTISKNNLTPDHLRAAGAPLDTPVMGTEGGRCFHEAFLEDHQQIDFDACRLDMVDAARALVRDNDGIGAIVLECTNMVPYARDIRVATGLPVYSMYTLVTWFQAALSPRRFAMELDDPR; encoded by the coding sequence ATGGCTCTACAGTCCGGTGGCAAGACAGTTTACGGCGCAACGGTCGGCATCCTGATGCTGGAAACACGCTTTCCGCGCATTCCCGGCGATATCGGAAATGCGACGACATGGCCGTTTCCCGTGCATTACCGCATTGTGCCGGGTGCGAGCCCGGACCGGATCGTGCGCCAGGACGCGCGCCAGATGCGCGACGCTTTTATCACCGAGGCACGGGCGCTGGTGGCGATGGGGTGCGACGGGATCGTGACCAATTGCGGATTCCTCTCGGTGCTTCAGGACGATCTGAAACAGGCGCTTGGCATGCCTGTGGCCGCCTCCGCCCTGATGCAGGTGGGGATGATCGCGCAGACCCTGCCGCCGGGAAAACGCGTCGGGGTGCTGACCATCTCCAAAAATAACCTGACGCCGGATCATCTGCGCGCGGCGGGCGCACCGCTCGATACGCCCGTGATGGGAACCGAAGGCGGGCGCTGCTTTCACGAAGCGTTTCTGGAGGACCATCAGCAGATCGATTTTGACGCCTGCCGGTTGGATATGGTGGACGCCGCGCGGGCGCTTGTGCGCGACAACGATGGGATCGGCGCCATCGTGCTGGAGTGCACGAATATGGTACCCTATGCGCGCGACATCCGCGTGGCGACGGGCTTGCCGGTCTATTCGATGTACACGCTGGTGACGTGGTTTCAGGCCGCCCTGTCACCGCGCCGCTTTGCGATGGAACTGGACGATCCGCGCTGA
- a CDS encoding FAD-dependent oxidoreductase — translation MTQKIIIIGAGIVGVSTGIWLRRFGADVTILDRAAPGQGTSYGNAGVLAACSMVPVTTPGLLRKAPGMLMNRDFPLFLRASYSPKLAPWLMKYLSHANDADTRRIAEGLTPIVADTVEQHKALTDGTDAAHWISDSDYHFAYVSRAAFDADSYVWSLRHQTGFVPTLHEGAAVQGQEPNLSGAIGCLASVKDHGFIRDPGGYVASLAEVFTQMGGDIRQTEVVDFDLSGGRITSVITKDGAMLCDAAVLATGVWSKPLMKKLGISVPLESERGYHIVFEGAENGPLAPTMVASGKFVATPMAAGLRCAGIVEFGGLEAGPSKAPFELLRRKVAEAYPSLTHTRQDEWMGHRPAPSDSLPLIGEIAQSGVMTAFGHHHIGLTGGPKTGRLVAELLSGRRPNIDMQVYTPNRFAQS, via the coding sequence GTGACGCAAAAAATCATCATCATCGGGGCTGGCATCGTCGGCGTTTCCACCGGTATCTGGCTGCGGCGGTTCGGCGCTGATGTCACGATATTGGACCGCGCTGCGCCGGGTCAGGGGACCTCCTATGGCAACGCGGGCGTGTTGGCGGCCTGTTCGATGGTGCCTGTTACCACGCCAGGATTGTTGCGCAAGGCACCGGGGATGTTGATGAACCGGGATTTTCCGCTGTTTTTGCGCGCGTCCTATTCGCCGAAACTAGCGCCCTGGCTGATGAAATACCTTAGCCACGCCAATGACGCAGACACCCGCAGGATTGCCGAGGGCCTGACTCCGATTGTCGCCGACACGGTGGAGCAGCACAAAGCCCTGACAGACGGGACCGACGCCGCCCATTGGATCAGCGATAGCGATTATCATTTCGCCTATGTCAGTCGCGCGGCCTTTGATGCCGACAGCTATGTCTGGTCCTTGCGGCACCAGACGGGGTTTGTGCCCACCTTGCATGAGGGCGCGGCGGTGCAGGGACAGGAACCCAACCTGTCCGGTGCCATCGGCTGTCTGGCGAGCGTCAAGGATCACGGCTTCATCCGCGATCCTGGTGGCTATGTCGCGAGCCTTGCCGAGGTGTTCACGCAGATGGGCGGGGACATCCGGCAAACGGAGGTTGTTGATTTCGACCTCTCTGGCGGGCGTATCACCTCGGTGATCACAAAGGACGGCGCCATGCTTTGTGACGCGGCGGTTCTGGCGACGGGCGTGTGGTCCAAGCCGTTGATGAAAAAACTGGGTATCTCGGTGCCGCTTGAAAGCGAGCGGGGTTATCACATCGTGTTTGAGGGGGCGGAGAACGGACCGCTGGCCCCGACCATGGTGGCGAGCGGGAAATTCGTGGCCACGCCGATGGCGGCGGGTTTGCGCTGTGCCGGTATCGTCGAGTTTGGCGGCTTGGAGGCGGGGCCCTCGAAAGCCCCGTTTGAATTGCTGCGCCGGAAGGTGGCGGAGGCCTATCCCTCGCTGACCCATACCCGGCAGGACGAATGGATGGGCCACCGCCCGGCCCCTTCCGACAGTCTACCGCTGATCGGTGAAATTGCGCAAAGCGGCGTGATGACCGCCTTTGGGCATCATCACATCGGTCTGACGGGCGGGCCGAAGACCGGGCGGCTGGTGGCGGAACTGCTGAGCGGGCGTCGCCCGAACATCGATATGCAGGTCTATACGCCCAACCGTTTCGCGCAGTCTTAG
- a CDS encoding PQQ-dependent dehydrogenase, methanol/ethanol family, with the protein MKLWHWTLCVLLGAGTISAQSLTPEQIRDVTGTINTDAIIQNAETTQNWLNYGLDYAETRHSKLTGITAENVGDMGLAWSHNLQSRRGVEATPIVVDGVMYVTGSWSIVHALDAVTGEELWVYDPEVPGEYAYKGCCDVVNRGVALYEGVVFVGAYDGFLHAIDAATGERVWKVDTIENREMSYTITGAPRVIDGRVIIGNGGAEFGVRGYVSAYDATSGEMDWRWYVVPGDPAEGYEDPSMEAAAATWDPSAEYWKAGGGGTIWDAMAYDPDLGLLYVGTGNGSPWNRHLRSPGGGNNLYLASIVALDPATGEYKWHYQNTPGDTWDYTSTQHIILADLEIDGAARKVLMQAPKNGFFYVIDRTNGEFISAEPFVEVTWATGYDENGRPIEAEGARSKTDPWETIPSAYGAHNWHPMSFNPQTGLVYIPAQGVPLVQSTDPAWELNSHKPMSTMSGVGWNLGYLFNVVAPEATAFGHLLAWDPVAQKEVWRAEYVSPWNGGTLTTAGNLVFQGTADGRFIAYDAATGEVLWQTPVGSGVVAAPATWEKDGTQYVTIAVGWGGVYGMMQRATDRVGPGRVYTFKVGGDAAMPEAVNSERLSLVEGVPYDPNHVGDGLAIYVSNCLFCHGVPGVNNGGGVPNLGYSDAAMLMNAKDVVLGGSLVEGGMPSFADKLTEADVEKLIAFVQGTADAVRPK; encoded by the coding sequence ATGAAACTATGGCACTGGACCTTATGCGTCCTGCTCGGGGCGGGGACGATATCCGCGCAATCCCTTACCCCCGAGCAGATCCGCGACGTCACCGGCACCATCAACACCGATGCGATCATCCAGAATGCGGAAACGACGCAAAACTGGCTGAACTACGGGTTGGATTACGCCGAAACGCGCCATTCCAAACTGACCGGGATCACCGCTGAAAACGTTGGCGATATGGGGCTTGCGTGGTCCCACAACCTGCAATCGCGCCGGGGGGTGGAGGCGACACCGATCGTGGTGGATGGCGTGATGTATGTCACCGGCTCCTGGTCGATTGTACACGCTTTGGATGCGGTTACGGGCGAGGAATTATGGGTTTATGACCCCGAAGTACCGGGCGAATACGCGTATAAAGGGTGCTGTGATGTGGTGAACCGGGGCGTGGCGCTCTATGAGGGCGTGGTTTTTGTCGGGGCCTATGACGGGTTCTTGCACGCGATTGACGCGGCCACGGGCGAACGCGTCTGGAAGGTCGACACCATCGAGAACCGCGAGATGTCTTATACAATCACCGGTGCGCCGCGTGTCATTGATGGGCGCGTGATCATCGGCAATGGTGGCGCGGAGTTCGGCGTGCGCGGCTACGTCAGTGCCTATGACGCCACATCCGGCGAGATGGATTGGCGGTGGTACGTGGTGCCCGGTGATCCGGCGGAGGGCTATGAAGACCCCTCAATGGAGGCCGCTGCGGCCACATGGGACCCTTCTGCGGAATATTGGAAAGCAGGCGGGGGCGGCACGATCTGGGACGCCATGGCCTATGATCCGGACCTTGGCCTGCTTTATGTGGGCACCGGCAACGGCTCTCCGTGGAACCGGCATCTGCGCTCTCCGGGGGGCGGGAATAACCTCTATCTCGCCTCTATCGTGGCCCTTGATCCGGCCACCGGCGAGTACAAATGGCACTACCAGAACACGCCCGGCGACACCTGGGATTATACCTCGACGCAACATATCATCCTGGCTGATCTCGAAATTGATGGTGCCGCGCGCAAGGTGTTGATGCAGGCCCCGAAGAACGGATTCTTCTATGTGATTGACCGCACGAATGGCGAATTCATCTCCGCCGAACCCTTTGTCGAGGTCACATGGGCCACGGGATATGATGAAAACGGGCGCCCGATTGAGGCTGAGGGCGCGCGTTCCAAGACCGACCCGTGGGAGACGATTCCTAGCGCCTACGGCGCGCATAACTGGCACCCGATGAGCTTTAATCCTCAGACCGGATTGGTCTATATCCCTGCCCAGGGCGTGCCGCTGGTGCAATCGACGGACCCTGCGTGGGAACTCAATTCCCACAAACCCATGTCCACCATGTCCGGTGTGGGTTGGAACCTCGGCTACCTCTTTAACGTGGTCGCCCCCGAAGCCACCGCCTTTGGCCATCTGCTCGCCTGGGACCCCGTCGCGCAAAAGGAAGTCTGGCGCGCGGAATATGTCTCACCGTGGAATGGCGGTACGCTCACCACGGCTGGTAATCTGGTGTTTCAGGGGACCGCGGACGGGCGTTTCATCGCTTATGATGCGGCCACCGGCGAGGTGCTCTGGCAGACGCCTGTGGGCTCCGGCGTGGTCGCGGCCCCGGCGACATGGGAAAAGGACGGCACGCAATATGTGACCATCGCCGTGGGCTGGGGCGGCGTTTACGGCATGATGCAACGTGCGACGGATCGGGTTGGGCCGGGGCGCGTCTATACCTTCAAGGTTGGTGGGGATGCGGCGATGCCCGAAGCGGTCAATTCCGAGCGTCTGAGCCTTGTGGAGGGTGTGCCTTATGATCCCAATCACGTCGGTGACGGGCTGGCGATCTATGTGTCCAACTGTCTGTTCTGCCACGGCGTGCCGGGGGTGAACAATGGCGGCGGGGTTCCGAACCTGGGCTATTCTGATGCTGCGATGCTGATGAATGCCAAGGACGTGGTTCTGGGCGGTTCTCTGGTGGAGGGCGGCATGCCGTCGTTCGCGGATAAGCTGACCGAGGCGGATGTCGAAAAGCTGATCGCCTTTGTTCAGGGCACGGCGGATGCGGTGCGTCCCAAGTAG
- a CDS encoding DUF4387 family protein — MPELRSLVTKLRSKNAGPFWLTIDIFCGSPEAYARVRDGLSTTRVAQVFDTDGQAIKRFDIEQLHVVKFSLPRPAVQGSVTDRDMHGASWAALLGDVEI, encoded by the coding sequence TTGCCTGAACTGCGCAGCCTCGTCACCAAACTCCGCAGCAAAAATGCCGGACCTTTTTGGTTGACCATCGACATCTTCTGCGGCTCTCCCGAGGCCTACGCGCGGGTGCGCGACGGCCTCAGCACAACGCGGGTGGCGCAGGTGTTCGACACCGATGGACAAGCCATCAAGCGCTTTGACATCGAACAATTGCATGTGGTGAAATTCTCGCTGCCCCGCCCCGCCGTGCAGGGGTCCGTCACGGATCGCGACATGCACGGGGCCTCCTGGGCCGCGTTGCTGGGCGATGTGGAGATTTAA
- a CDS encoding DUF1446 domain-containing protein, with the protein MTRVLIPSGALGLNYDTQALQRGIAAKPDIIAIDGGSTDSGPSYLGRGVSKYARASTKLEWAGLMAARAEAGVPLVIGTAGTCGTDSAVDWMLDITREIAAEQGRPLKIAVLRSSQDPDQIAQAFEGGDITPLANAPDVTSQIIRSCSNIVALAGAEQITAALETGADIIIAGRTTDTAIIAALPLMRGCHAGGAWHGAKIGECGALCATNPQSGVISIDFDATGFTVTPLAAGAHASPHTVSAHMLYENSDPFILYEPGGYLDVTGAEYAAVDGTSVRVEGSKWVASDRYTVKLEGARPVGCRTVVMALLRDPHYVANAQIWADDIVDKCSAKVIERMGLAAEDFTLELRLIGQSASFGTLETRAATPLEIGVIGIITAPDEAQASEIGKLLNPYLLHHPLTQEEEQPTFAFLFSPPEMHQGQVYEFALSHVLHLSDPMAAFELEVIDIA; encoded by the coding sequence ATGACACGTGTTCTCATTCCCTCCGGGGCGCTGGGGCTGAACTATGACACGCAGGCTTTGCAGCGCGGGATCGCGGCCAAACCTGACATCATCGCCATTGACGGCGGCTCCACCGATAGCGGGCCGTCCTACCTGGGGCGCGGCGTGTCGAAATACGCGCGCGCCTCGACCAAACTGGAATGGGCCGGGCTGATGGCGGCGCGCGCCGAGGCGGGCGTGCCGCTGGTCATTGGCACCGCTGGCACCTGCGGCACGGATAGCGCGGTCGACTGGATGCTCGACATCACCCGCGAGATTGCCGCTGAACAGGGCCGTCCGCTAAAAATCGCCGTTCTGCGCAGTTCTCAGGACCCCGATCAGATCGCGCAGGCCTTTGAGGGCGGTGACATCACGCCGCTGGCCAATGCGCCCGACGTGACGTCGCAAATCATCCGCAGCTGTTCCAATATCGTGGCGCTGGCCGGAGCGGAGCAGATCACGGCAGCGCTTGAGACCGGCGCGGATATCATCATCGCCGGGCGCACCACGGATACGGCGATCATCGCCGCCCTGCCCCTGATGCGCGGTTGTCACGCGGGCGGGGCCTGGCACGGGGCCAAGATTGGCGAATGTGGTGCGCTTTGTGCGACCAACCCGCAATCGGGCGTGATTTCGATTGATTTTGACGCGACGGGCTTCACCGTCACACCACTGGCGGCAGGCGCGCACGCCAGCCCGCATACGGTTTCGGCCCATATGCTTTATGAGAACTCCGACCCCTTCATCCTTTATGAACCCGGCGGGTATCTGGATGTGACAGGGGCTGAATATGCCGCTGTGGATGGCACATCGGTACGGGTTGAGGGGTCGAAATGGGTAGCCTCAGACCGCTATACGGTGAAGCTGGAAGGCGCGCGCCCGGTCGGGTGTCGCACCGTGGTGATGGCCTTGCTGCGCGATCCGCATTACGTCGCCAATGCGCAGATCTGGGCCGATGATATCGTGGATAAATGTAGCGCCAAGGTGATCGAACGGATGGGGCTGGCGGCAGAAGATTTCACGCTGGAACTGCGTCTGATCGGGCAATCGGCGAGTTTTGGGACGCTGGAGACGCGCGCCGCAACCCCATTGGAAATCGGTGTGATCGGTATCATCACCGCACCGGATGAGGCGCAGGCGAGCGAGATCGGAAAGCTCTTGAACCCCTATCTGTTGCACCACCCGCTGACGCAGGAGGAGGAGCAGCCGACCTTTGCTTTTCTGTTTTCGCCGCCCGAAATGCATCAGGGACAGGTCTATGAATTCGCGCTGAGCCATGTGTTGCACCTGAGCGATCCGATGGCAGCCTTTGAACTGGAGGTGATCGACATTGCCTGA
- a CDS encoding tripartite tricarboxylate transporter permease: MDMMANLALGFSIALSPFTLMLAVAGCFLGTIIGALPGLGPSNGVAILIPITFTLGLDATSALVLMTSVYYGAMYGGRISSILLNIPGDEPALMTTLDGYPMAKQGRAGDALVLSGVASFVGAFLATIGLMLLAPMLARVAYLFGPAEYFALYLLAFCTLGGMASNNQAKAALASCIGLGIAMIGVDSSSGLPRLTGGNLHLYDGIDFLVAIVGLFAIAEVFFFIESHGKGSSIGVVLDKVRIPWKDIRDTKWTMLRASFVGFIAGILPGAGASLGSFLAYMSEKSIAGPKGGFGTGVPKGVAAPEAGNNAAAGGALVPMLTLGVPGSGTTAVLLALLMTLNITPGPTLFTDRPEVVWGLIASLLIANVVLLLMNVPMVKIFVKVLMVPAWVLLPGVTMISFVGIYSLSGSYFDLLLMVGFGVLGYILRKLDIPTVPVILGILLGGKMEDALRRAMVLSDGDFTYLFGTPISIGLWIAAVVGFVAPMFLRKFLAKPQAVTD, from the coding sequence ATGGACATGATGGCAAATCTGGCGCTGGGGTTCAGCATCGCCCTGTCGCCCTTCACGCTGATGCTGGCGGTGGCGGGCTGTTTTCTGGGTACGATCATCGGCGCGCTGCCGGGGCTTGGCCCCTCCAACGGCGTGGCGATCCTGATCCCCATCACCTTCACGCTCGGGCTGGATGCGACCTCCGCGCTGGTCTTGATGACCTCGGTCTATTACGGCGCGATGTATGGCGGGCGGATTTCGTCTATTCTACTCAACATTCCGGGTGATGAACCCGCCTTGATGACCACGCTGGATGGCTATCCTATGGCCAAACAGGGCCGCGCGGGCGATGCGCTTGTGCTCTCCGGTGTGGCGTCTTTCGTCGGCGCGTTTCTGGCAACGATCGGTTTGATGCTGCTGGCACCGATGCTGGCACGTGTGGCCTATCTGTTCGGTCCAGCCGAGTATTTCGCGCTTTATCTGTTGGCGTTTTGCACGCTGGGCGGCATGGCCTCGAACAATCAGGCCAAAGCGGCGCTGGCCTCCTGCATCGGTCTTGGGATCGCGATGATCGGTGTGGATTCCTCCTCTGGTCTGCCGCGTCTGACGGGGGGCAATCTTCACCTCTATGACGGTATCGATTTCCTCGTCGCCATTGTGGGCTTGTTTGCCATCGCCGAGGTATTCTTCTTCATCGAAAGCCACGGCAAGGGCTCCTCCATCGGGGTGGTGCTCGACAAGGTGCGCATCCCCTGGAAGGACATCAGAGACACCAAATGGACCATGTTGCGCGCCTCCTTTGTCGGCTTCATCGCGGGGATCCTGCCCGGTGCGGGCGCCTCACTCGGTTCGTTCCTCGCCTATATGTCAGAGAAATCCATCGCCGGACCCAAGGGCGGCTTTGGAACAGGCGTGCCCAAAGGCGTTGCGGCCCCCGAAGCGGGCAATAACGCCGCGGCGGGCGGGGCACTGGTGCCGATGCTGACGCTGGGTGTGCCCGGATCGGGGACCACCGCCGTTTTGCTGGCGCTCTTGATGACGCTCAATATCACACCGGGACCGACGCTGTTTACCGACCGTCCAGAGGTCGTCTGGGGGCTGATCGCCTCGCTGCTCATCGCCAATGTCGTACTGCTCTTGATGAACGTACCGATGGTCAAGATCTTCGTGAAGGTCCTCATGGTCCCGGCCTGGGTGCTTTTGCCGGGGGTGACGATGATCTCCTTTGTCGGTATCTATTCCCTGTCGGGCAGCTATTTCGATCTGCTGTTGATGGTGGGTTTCGGCGTGCTCGGATACATCCTGCGCAAGCTCGATATCCCCACCGTACCGGTGATCCTCGGGATCCTGCTGGGCGGCAAAATGGAGGACGCGTTGCGCCGCGCCATGGTCCTGTCGGATGGGGATTTCACCTATCTTTTCGGCACTCCCATCTCCATCGGCTTGTGGATCGCGGCCGTCGTCGGTTTTGTGGCACCCATGTTCCTGCGCAAGTTCCTTGCGAAACCACAGGCGGTAACCGACTGA
- a CDS encoding tripartite tricarboxylate transporter TctB family protein: MASDRIFGLVTLFVALAYIASATQIQTSFLSDPVGPKAFPMLIGAVAAVCALVMIFKPDPDPDWPVARTWGGLAIAVIVLVCYAYALKPLGFVIPTALAAGILSYQISPRAGAAVASGLGLSVGLFILFKFALGLGLVAFPKGWF; encoded by the coding sequence ATGGCAAGTGACCGGATTTTCGGTCTGGTCACGCTCTTTGTGGCGCTCGCATATATCGCGAGCGCCACGCAAATCCAGACTAGTTTTCTGAGCGACCCCGTCGGCCCCAAGGCGTTTCCGATGCTGATTGGAGCGGTCGCGGCAGTCTGCGCGCTGGTGATGATTTTCAAGCCGGACCCTGATCCCGATTGGCCCGTGGCGCGCACCTGGGGCGGGTTGGCCATCGCCGTGATCGTGCTGGTTTGTTACGCTTATGCTTTGAAACCATTGGGTTTCGTGATCCCGACGGCGCTGGCCGCGGGCATCCTGAGCTATCAGATTTCACCGCGCGCGGGTGCGGCTGTGGCCTCCGGTCTGGGGTTGTCCGTCGGTCTTTTCATACTTTTCAAATTTGCACTGGGTCTGGGTCTTGTGGCCTTCCCGAAGGGGTGGTTCTGA